A single genomic interval of Fimbriimonadaceae bacterium harbors:
- a CDS encoding class I SAM-dependent methyltransferase, with translation MTSFGPVASFYDELMQGVPYRMWVGYYLLLLSHQGVRPKRLLDVCCGTGTLSEMLTDEGFHVEGFDLSAPMIDEARRKASARGLPIRYECMDAAELAMGKTYEGAFSFFDSLNYITDPQRLQLALTKISEHLEPRGTFVFDLNTAYAFEAKMFDQKLLNPRAKLRYNWKGDWDPESRIIRVDMTFWRGNEEVHETHVQRAHSDEEVRAMLEQAGFRQVRAFHSYTLNPPRYKSDRVHYVAVKP, from the coding sequence GTGACCAGTTTCGGGCCGGTGGCGTCGTTCTACGACGAGCTGATGCAGGGCGTCCCCTACCGGATGTGGGTCGGCTACTACCTGTTGCTCCTCTCCCACCAAGGGGTACGTCCGAAGCGGTTGCTCGACGTCTGCTGCGGGACGGGCACGCTTTCCGAGATGCTCACGGACGAAGGGTTCCACGTCGAGGGCTTCGACCTCAGCGCCCCCATGATCGACGAGGCGCGCCGGAAGGCTTCCGCGCGGGGCCTGCCCATCCGCTACGAGTGCATGGACGCCGCCGAGCTGGCGATGGGGAAGACCTACGAGGGCGCGTTCTCGTTCTTCGACAGCCTGAACTACATCACCGACCCCCAGCGTCTGCAACTCGCCCTCACCAAGATCTCGGAGCACTTGGAGCCCCGCGGAACGTTCGTCTTCGACCTCAACACGGCGTACGCGTTCGAAGCCAAGATGTTCGATCAGAAGCTCCTCAACCCGCGCGCGAAGCTTCGCTATAACTGGAAGGGGGATTGGGACCCGGAGAGCCGCATCATCCGCGTGGACATGACCTTCTGGCGGGGCAACGAGGAGGTGCACGAGACGCACGTCCAGCGCGCCCACTCCGATGAGGAGGTGCGCGCGATGTTGGAGCAGGCTGGCTTCCGGCAAGTGCGGGCATTCCACTCCTACACGCTCAACCCGCCTCGCTACAAAAGCGACCGCGTGCACTACGTCGCGGTGAAACCGTGA
- a CDS encoding FAD-dependent oxidoreductase: MRVAVVGAGIAGAAAAFHLAGRGHTVTLYEQFESGHDRGSSHGNSRIVRKAYPDAFYTEIMLEGYPMWHALQRECPEPLLHEVGLVVFGSEQSAEMQGMLRGLEALGVPHDLEGARRMPTLRIGEHEIAVWTPEAGWVHAARAVRHLVSRAEAMGAECRRERVASLERLEADYDAVVLCAGAWNAKFLELPVEVSLQTFAYLDAPQGGPVWIEDSARFPYGFPSEPGASTFKVGIHQRGAAIDPDDPHREPSTEALDAIRDVAARRFGVAEPRLDGAKGCLYTSTANEDFLLGRVGEKIVFASACSGHGFKFGPWVGKTLADFVEGKSDPSNYPRLAFTPKRLA; the protein is encoded by the coding sequence GTGAGGGTCGCGGTGGTGGGGGCGGGGATCGCCGGGGCCGCCGCCGCGTTCCATCTGGCCGGGCGCGGGCACACGGTCACCCTTTACGAGCAGTTCGAATCGGGGCACGACCGGGGCAGCTCCCACGGGAACTCGCGCATCGTGCGCAAGGCGTACCCGGACGCGTTCTACACGGAGATCATGCTCGAGGGGTATCCGATGTGGCACGCCCTTCAACGCGAGTGTCCCGAACCGTTGCTGCACGAGGTGGGGCTCGTGGTCTTCGGCTCCGAGCAGAGCGCGGAGATGCAGGGCATGCTGCGCGGGCTCGAGGCATTAGGCGTGCCCCACGATCTGGAGGGCGCGCGCCGGATGCCAACGTTGCGCATCGGAGAGCACGAGATCGCGGTGTGGACCCCCGAGGCGGGGTGGGTGCACGCGGCGCGGGCGGTGCGGCACCTCGTGTCCCGCGCCGAGGCGATGGGGGCGGAGTGCCGACGCGAGCGCGTGGCGTCGCTGGAACGGCTGGAGGCCGATTACGACGCCGTGGTGCTTTGCGCGGGGGCCTGGAATGCGAAGTTCCTGGAGTTGCCCGTAGAGGTGTCGCTGCAGACGTTCGCCTACCTGGACGCTCCGCAGGGCGGCCCTGTTTGGATCGAAGACAGCGCCCGGTTCCCCTACGGGTTTCCCTCCGAGCCGGGGGCGTCCACTTTCAAGGTGGGCATCCACCAGCGAGGTGCTGCGATCGATCCCGACGATCCCCATCGCGAACCCTCCACGGAAGCGTTGGACGCGATCCGGGACGTTGCCGCCCGCCGGTTCGGAGTGGCCGAGCCTCGGCTCGATGGGGCGAAGGGGTGCCTCTACACGAGCACGGCGAACGAGGATTTCCTTCTGGGTCGTGTGGGCGAGAAGATCGTGTTCGCCAGCGCGTGCAGCGGTCACGGATTCAAGTTCGGACCGTGGGTCGGCAAGACCCTTGCGGACTTCGTGGAAGGGAAGTCCGATCCCTCCAACTACCCAAGACTCGCCTTCACCCCCAAGCGACTGGCCTAA